aGACTTCCACAAAACAATTATGACAAAATCATTTAACAATTCAGTATACCTGCACTCTCTCAAtgcaatattgttttattataaacCTCAAGACTGCTTCCTAACCTTCATAAATATTGGGGTATAGCTCTCTGATTCTGCTGGACTTTCATAGCTGGTCTGAATGCGCCTGGTCTTGGACCTCAGAGTCTTAAAACCTCGGCTTTGGACCCACactttacagacacacacacacacacacacacacacacacacacacccccacacacacacagaagtatATATAACTGCATTGtacgggggaaaaaatgcatagAGTACAATGAAAACAATGTACCAAGTACAAATAGCTAAACTGTGTTAAATTACAGAAACACAGCTGACTTTCATTGGATGCAATGGGTCAAAACTTTATGAATGGGTTTATCTGCATTACCTTGCAAGTGCTGAAGATCTGAGCAAAGAACCTGAAGAGGACGGGAGTTTTGTCTATGGAATACTGGATAACCAAAGAGTCCTGGCATTCTCTGAGAGAAACCTGGTAAcgcaaacagtaaaaaaaaaaaataataataatttcttgtcaaattataaaataaacaaccgGCACAACATGAACAAATGGCTGTCACTGTAACATGTTTTTCCAGTAAAATTTTAAACCCAAAGCAACCTTTGAGAAACACAGTTGACTGCAGAACCTCTCACCATGTTTGTTGTGATAGAAGGAATCTGTGGAAATGTGCGACGTTCTCCATCTTGAAGATCGAAGACAGCCCCTAAGGTTTGAGCTCTCTGTGGGAGCTGGTGTGGGCAGCAGCCTGTTTAATAGCTCATTAACTCCACTTAGCCTCAGCTCTGACATCCCCAGGTCTTTATGGATTTGCTTAAGCTGCAGGATACCAGGATCAACAAAATATTgcacaaatatgtaaatgtttggGTATAAACTTGCCAGAAAAAAATTATCCCAGGGTAGCTTCTGAGCAAACAGCTGTGTTCATCAATAAAGAGCTTAAACATAATTACAAGtttctctctatatatgtgAAGTCTAAGCATGTGATTCAGAGTTTTGTTTGAAACAGTTAACAGCAAGGCAGATGCCTCATCCTGTGAAAGTATATGGTTCTTGGACTAATGACAAAAAATACCATACCCATACCAAAACCTCTATCAAAAATGGTAGCAGCAAATTCAAATcatccaggaaaaaaaataataaaaagaaatttcacaaatgaaaaaaaaaaaaccccaaaaacaaataaacaaacaaaaaaaatcatctctTGCAGTTGGGTGTTAAATCTACAACATAAACTATTGCTAACAGTCAGCAGTTAGTTATGAAAATAAGTTAAAATGGCTTTAAATAACACTTACTGGCTACTTTAATAGACACACCACATTGTTTGTCCGCATTGCAAATGCCCTTCTAAAAACTAGAACTCACCTTTCAACATTTACATTGTCACGTAGCAGACCCTCTTACCCAAACCGACTTACAAAACGCAAAAAACACATCTTAAAGGATTAACCTAATCTAAAATACAAGAACTGAATTACCCATCTCTGCTCTTgcccatttaaaataatattctgGCAGCTTTCCCAAGTTAAGATAGATGAACTGCCGATATGAAATTTTAACCTCGTCCTCTATAAAAAACAGGAACCTGGAAATAGACACAACACTGGCTTATACAGTCACAGCCATATTTTTCCATACCATTATTATTCCGTACAGTATGCAATGACTGATAGTAAATTATGTAAGAGAAtcatgtgtagtgtatagtgttagAGGGTATGTAGTGATGACATGTACCTGTGTGTCAGGGCTGTTGGACAGTATGTGCTGATCAGCTGAAAGCTCTCTGTGTAGACTCTGAACTGCAGCACTGGCAGTGGAGCTGGCTGACGCTTTCAGTGAGTGCACAGCATTAATAATATGGCTCAGAGGCACAGTTACctaaaatacaaacataaaatgATCAGTAATTCAGACTACACTGGATCTGTGCAAGACCGTAGTTCTCACATTGGGGTTCATGAAGCATAGCCAGAGGTCTGTGATTTTATAACTTTGTTCCAGTGGTGCAAATAACAAGCCTCCATTACCAGGTagtacatttgtttaaaaagtaGTTCTTATACACGGTGTCCCTAAAGTCTCCATATATTGGGGAAATGAACGCATTTTAGCAAAACGTCTCCCaaaattttttattcttatttcatataatatattgtttcagatagcctttaagaacacctttgaTAAAATAAGAACATATTGAAGTCATTCTCATGGATTGGGAATCTgccgcaaggttgtgatggactttaacaggaaacacggcAGGCACATCACACGTggcactgttgccaaacttaacaaattcaaatagactggaagtgttgcggaccaactgAGAAGcggacgtccacaaacatccactgacgaaggcacaactgacATGATGCTGACAAACacagtcccctgtgtatggagacttttgggacaccctgtggTTATGTTTAACTGGCCACTTGAATGGGTTTAAGCCAAACCTTAAGCCAAACCTTAACCCAAACCAAGTAGGCATGATACAATACCCAAGGACAAGTAGGCTTATAACTAATACCAATTTGATTATGGGTGCAATTTTAATAAGATGTCATCTGTGAGTGGAAGGTTAGAATAAATATACAAAGccaatttctttaaaaatataattcatgTGTGTTTAAATAGGATTTATTTACAATACATCTGGGGTCAgcaaactattattattattaatatgatatatatgtgtgtatacattgtACAGTTAAAGGGCTCACTAACAGCAGATAGTCTGAGAACCCATAGTGTACGAGACAGTGCTTTAAAGGAATCTTAATATTGTGTTTATCAGTTTCGTAAAATATATCAGGAATAAcaaattccttttaaaaaaaaaagttaaaaagctACAGATTTCAGTCGTGGCTGACTATCTTCAGGGCGCAGACCTTTCCCACGCACTCACGTTACCGAGAGAGAACCGAAAGCACGCTGTTACAGCTGCTCCgtgactagctagctagtgaggacaaaacaaacaaacaaaaaaaatcaataaaattaaatttaaaaaactgtcTAGATGTTCGGTTCCTCCCCACAGCCAGCAGGCTAATATTAGCTATATATATTACCAACTACAGACGGCTATGTATAATCATATTATAGTATAGTTTTATCCGGAAATGCGAGCTTAGCTACCCAGCAGCATAACTGCTGACTAGCTCATACTCACACCAGGTGAACTCTGCTAACTTCCCCAGAGCTAACTTGTTTGTTAAAGACAATTTAATATCACATTTACTTCAAGGGCTTAGACTAAAACCTAAAACTGTAATGACTTTTAAAAGGTTCCCATCTAATTAAGCTACTtcgaaatgaaaacaaacaagaaaactcACAGCAGCTAGCTGATCATCTACAGGCTTCGTCATTTTCACATCTTTAGTCATTttacaacaataaaacacacaaaacgtCAACGTACCTGAGGCTGGAAAGATGTGGTTAGGGAGAACATTGTTCACAAACAATGGAGAAGATCTCCAAAACATTCagcggaaaaaaaaatcaatcctcTGTCCTTTTGTTTTCCCCtttaaactagctagctaggaAACTAGCCTCGGCCAGCGTTGccagttaataataaaaaaggacaGTAGTCACAAACCAGGTTAAAAtcaacatttgacatttttatgctATGATTAGTATTaggtttttgttctttcttatcATTTTTATAAGGTAGTTCTGGACAATAAGAAGCGGTACTCAAACCATGCAATTTATTTCACCAAGGTCttaaattattttgtattattatagaTACTGACATAAATATTAAggacactctcagaaaaaaggtactaaactgtactgtTGCTTGTCACTGGGGTGGCACCATCAAGGGAACAtctgtacctttagtgtgtactGTATCTTTTACCTGTAAACGTGAAAGTGTACCTTAAAAAATTAATAGTAGTTGTACTGATGTACCCTTTAAAGCTTTATTCTAAAAGCCAAAAGTACACCACATACACCTtcccaggtaaaagatacaccCTAAAGGTACAAATGATGTCACATTGAAAGTACAGCTTGGCacatttatttctgtgaaaGCAGTTAGTAGTTATTAGTCATGAAGATAATTAATGAAGTTCAAAGTCAGTTCAATGATTCCGTGTGTCACTGATCTGGCAACACCGGCTACTGGCTTCTTCTTCAGCTATCCCGTCAAAGCCCGACTAGTAAATAATAACCcacactgccatctagtggaaaTTAATATTGCTGCCTGTCACTCTAGGCGTTGGGGGAAAAGTTTTCCAAAGCAATGTGGGTTTTCGCAAAGCTCACGAAAAACGTTTTAATTTGTCTTTCTTGTATTTCGTATTTGTTTTACAGTGGATTGATATTTTCTAATGATGTGCTGCTGATACACTATACAAgcaaagtttgtggacacctgaccatcacatacatacatacagtatgtggtaCCTCCCCAAACAATTGTATAGGAGGTCTTTACaatgtacaatatatacaatGTATATATTTAGCCTGTGGGCTGTATCGTCTCCCTCTTGCCCTGCCTTTTTCACCAGTTTTGAAAGTGTAAAATCATAGTAAAACCTTAACCCTAGCAAACCCTAACCATCTGCAAACCTTGGAAGTTGAACAATCCTAACACTAGGTAAACCCTGGCCATAGCCCTAACCTAactctacacaaacactaactgTGTTAATCCAACCTCAATCTCACTTTAACCCTAAATAAACTCTACCTGTAAacccaaccctaaccttaaACAAAGCACTAACCCTTACATAAACCAAAAGTAACCCCAACATAATGACAGCTAGTTTGACTGCTATCCtacttctttatttaaaaacaaacaagtcaCAATATTTCAGTGttgtataattttattgtgaatttttgtacattttattcattttgtttacaattccATATTCCTTGCACCAACTCTAGAGCCCTGCTGGATCAGAGAGATGTTTATATTCCTGGCTCACTGGCTTGATACGAGACTAATCTGGAGACTCACTTAAGACTAGTGAGGCAAGCATGAGTCAGTCCTTTAGACCAGCgtttcccaaccttttttcagCCACAGCACcctttgaaaattaaaaaaatatatatattgtggcaccctacacaaatactaatgctagacagcgtTAGCTACATGAGGATGAAGCTGAGggtccagaagcatctggagcatttcttttaaaaaaaatatgtccatactcttttgcactacacacacacaccgtcacatgctaattattaggataaaaccCACGCATACGTTACACAGACTGATGCTGACGCACTGCTGACAGGTCAGCGAGGGGGGTCTGGGGggggaaattattattatttttaggtataattttttattattattattattatcatcatcatcatcatcatgtgtgtgtgtctgtcttattatttctgtgtctgtgttattatttcagacatcggATAGttatcatatatattaaatgttttatacacattttggcattttagaaatgtttgaaggatttttacacggcacccctgctctcatcagatgGCACCCcggttgggaaacactgctctagacgacaaacaaaagaaaatcacaaaatgCTGACATTTGTTGTCCCTGCCTTGGTGCTCCTACCACTTCAGTGTTTAATGCTACCTGCATTTAAAACTGTCTAACAAATATACCAGCATCTCTAAATCCAGTTTCACTCTCAAGATCTGGGAAACAGTTAGACCTTTTCTGGTACAACGGTGTGTTCAagttcaaataataaataataataaattgctaAATAAGTCCAAACTATACAGAAGCcataaatactcaaaccagggCACTATTTTCAAAATGAGCTCTTTAGTTTCAGTTCAGCTCACCAATCGAGGGCTGTGGAGTGAATCTACACAGTTAACTTTTCAAGTGAAAATCTAAACagactcatttacatttacaattagCATTCCCTGGCTGCATGGTTTAGCTGATTGGGTCATATATAAATTTTGTAATAAGAGAAAATGACCATGCCATATAACAAAATAGAACCAAAATGCATTTGATGGATACAATTTGAATTTACATTGGCAGTGCTATATCCCACAACTGCAGACAGCAAATTCCTTCCAAatttatatgttaaataaaagcagcCCATGACAGAAGGACAGGTGACCCGGAAATGATGAGATGAAAGAAGTGCATAGGATTTCCAGATGATCATATATGTAAGAGAAGGGCATTGCTATTTACTGAATAGTAACCTCAAATCAATCATTGGGAGTTACTAAAGGTCGTTGCAGTCTGTGATGCATAGAAATCTCTAGTACTCAGTTTTAGGGCTCAACTCTTGAAAATGTGAATGTCCTTTTCACTGAGTCCCTGCTTCTTGACCAGCCTGTAAGAATATAAACCAGAGAAAGATATGACAGATGCATGGTGGTTAGAAAAAAACTCCTTTTAAAATGACTTGACAGCAGTTaaagtctgtttatttttacgTTTGTGTGTTATAGCAGGACCTCATAAAGAAGCTGTTGATTTCTAAGGTTATATCTAATACATCAAGAGggctattatgttatgggtcgaTTTGACCCATTTctacatttgagatgtctgaaatactggttaatctctctttttctctttgaatttttttttactttcctcaTTTAAGGTCatgaatatatatgtaaatatttcatcttACGGCTTGTCtcggacaagccataataaaggtttactgttttcagctgttctttgctgttttagtgtgcatttaaactgtggaagtcattttgacccataacataatggatatAACTTTTTTCCCAACATAATAGCAGGGTTAATAGAATAATATGTAGTTTAGTGTTAAAATTTCATACACAAAGGATCTGTGTGAGTAAAAGAAGTTGTAGGCATGGAAACAGACTGGAATACTTACTGCACTGCCAGCTCAGTGAAACCAGttggcccacacacacacactaagcacTTGGAGTCTCCTGGTCTTTCCAGGAATGCCTGCAGCATCGTGGCATTGATTCGTCCTCTTTTGCCTGTCCATGAGTCTGCAGCCTCTGAGAGAATGTGTTCAACCTGAAATCTGACAAAAGGCAGGATTAAGTACTTCTGTGCTGAAACAAATGTTACCTGAGCGATGTATGCACAGCTTATAAGTTCTTCTGTGTAGCCAGTAAATGCAACGTGCAAGAAGTCGCTTATTGTCGAATTGTTAACTGGAGTGAAAGGTCTATACCTCTCTTCCTCTGCACACAGCTGCTCTAGCTGAGAGTACCACAGAATGTCCCTCTCTTGACGATTGAAGAACATCAGCTTGGTCTTTCTGAGGGGGCAGCAACAACATTATTAAGGACAGAAGACTGACTGTGTGCTCTGAACATCTCAAGCAACAGAAAAAGCCAAACCTATGAGAAATGTTAGGATCAGATCATCTTCGAAACTTTtctgatttaaattttttttacagtgaattCTTAATGAAGACAATAACATATCAAATACGGAAACAGTTCATtcattgtaataaaataaaatggcattATTAACTAGGAGTTAGTTCAATAACATAAGTTCTTAGATTTATCATAATAGTCTCTTAAAGATTCTGCATCACtgaatatatgattatatatatatatatatatatatatatatatatatatatatatatatatatatatatatattatacactcaAGAACATGTCCTGTTATTAAAAACAGAGtccatcattttaaaataatgtatgtttgttattttcatataacaggcCTAGTGTTTTTCATTGTGgattaaatttatattataaaaagTTATATTATAAAAGATGAATTAAGCTCCATAAAGGATTGGTTTATAATTACCCATTGGCACTCTAAATTGAACTTAAATGCTTGGAGATTTCCACcagcaaaataaaaattcagagCTGAAATGAAACTTGCAAAAAAGGCTAAACTGAACTACTGGCCCATTATAGTGTAAGCAACGGATATTCCTGAAAGTGCTGCACAGTTAGGTAACTACTCCCGAGCCTGCATGTGGGTATGTGTAGCATGTAACCTGACAGAAGGCAGGTCCTGTAAGGCAAGGCAGAGGAGGCGAGCCATGGGTGTGAAACCAGTGCCAGCAGCTAAGAGGTACAAATGAGTGACATCACGCAGACTCCTGAGTGTAAAGGGACCCTCTGGACCACTCACGGCCACAGTGGCTCCTGACAGAGAACCAACAATTTACAGGTGAATTTACAGACATGCATGAATACATTCaactttaaatttacattttagttgTAGAAGGAAAGAAGTCTTGAGGGAGTGGACAATTAACAttaaatgaacgaatgaatgactTTCAGAATGAACACAAGCAAAAACTTGTAATAAAGTGTATGAATGTTCTCGAATAGAAATATACATCATGAATTCTACCACTCATGACCTCaaatatgtacagtacaaaTACCAGAAttaacaggacacacacacacacacaccgatgtCAAGGTTGTCCAAATGTTGTGTGAATGCTCCATCAGGATAGATCTTAATCATCAGATAGATTTCAGAGCTCAGCGTGTTGCTGGAGTGAATCTGGGGCATGAGCACCTGGTCTACTGGTGTGTAGGGTTTTACAACTTCACTGCCTGTTTATAAGAAAACATACGTTTATGTAAGTTACacttacacagtgtcccaagtAAGTAAGTTAAGTTACACAgtatcccaaaagtctccgtacatatgggaaatgaacactttttagcaaaaatgtatatcaaaatgtttcatacttagtttatattatatatatatatatttttcagatagcctttaagaacggctttaacaaaagaagaatgtattgaaatcattctcatggctggatcaggaagctgtttCAAGGTTGCGATGGATATTCGATTACATGCATTACACCAGATGTGTTAACACGAGTTCatcatgagtgagagagactacTCCATGTGTggttacaaagaaatggcaatcaatCATGTcgaggatgttttgtaaataaatttacattttactaaaaagtgttgatttccgctatgtatggagacttctgggacaccctgtagttctAATTCTGAAGAACATATTTATTTGCAATGTTTAGCCTCAATACAGTAATTAAGGATTTACCCTGAAAGGACGCTTTGAGGTAGACATGTCTCCCCACAGGGATTTGCATTTGTGCTCCAGGAGGTAACCGGAAACAGTAGAGCTGCGTGTCATGTGTAACGTCTTTCTTTGAAACCAATACACAGTCTCTGTAGAACAGCCCTGAATTCCCAAAACAAAATTCAAAGCTGTTTTCACTCAATTGATTTGTACCCAAACTTATTGATTCATTACATAACTTTTCATTCAGACATGGAACACAGGACAGGCAGTTGACTTACCGCGGTGTTTActctgaataaatgaatcatgggaTTCTAGGGGTTGACCCAGTTGTGCCCACTTGGCTTTGAGCACTTTGTGCAAACACACCTCGACCTTCCCGACCGAACTCACTGTCTGAACTGGCATTACAAGAGTGGAGAGGAAACTGTCAGGATGCATCAATCAAGTACTGATATTAGTTTGAGTAGGCATTGTTATGAGGTAATGAATTTCAGTGTGGATGATTTAACTGTGGACAGTGGTGCGAGGTTGTGTACAAGCTGGGGATACAAGTGAGCAAGAGAATGTCCATGCTAATGAGACTCTTTGAGGCTGGTTTTCACTGTGCATACTCTGCCTTTAACGGAGATCTGCACTGACAAACCTCAGACACCTGCTGCCAATGACACTGCGGACAAACTCGATCTTCACTAACCATTTTTGCTTCAGTAGATAAAGAAATCTGCCGAGTTAAACACCTGCATCTCACCGACATGTAACATAatagaaataagaaaaagaatcaCTTACCTATAACATTTTCTTCTACTTCATGAGAAAGACCTAAAAGCACATTCAATACTCTATAtaacgatatatatatatacacatatatatatatatatatacacatacatatatatacacatacatatatatatatatatatatatatatatataaaaatacaagcAGGTGATTCTATGCTGaacttaaaggaaaaattccaccctgaacaactttcatattcatctttataACTACCATGTGATCATCTGTGGCATTCAATGCATTTTGTACAAAAATTGAGTTGAACTGTTTTTATTGGGAAAATAAATTTCATTGACATGTTGATCTCTTGTCACTCTGGTTAACCCTACATTATCCACAATGCCTTTTGACTACCTGCTGACAGTCACAATTATTTTCATAGAATCATAGTTactgtgtttcagggtggagctTTCCGATCAGTGAGACATTACCCTGAATCTAGGTAAGCTTTGTGTACATATAGAACAcgcaaagaaaagagaagaagatgACACAACTCACTCCAGTGAAGTAGATATGACCAGTGTCCTAAAAGCACCTCTATCCGCAGAATGTTTCCTTGATGGTCCACTACTGAACAGCCAGATCTCGGAATCTGACACAGAAAggaggagggaaggagagagacggagcaagaggaagagagataaGTCATAGAGAATTAAAAAGAACAGGTTAAAACATGAGAAGTGAAGGGACAATTCTAAAAACAAATCTCACTATCACAGCATAACAACATTGTTATAGTGAATTGACATGATGAAAACAGTCCAACCTTACGCTTGGTGTAAATAACAATATTAACAGTTTCCTCTGTCTGGAACCAGTCATATCTGAAAAGaagggggagaaaaaagatacaGTTCCACAACTATTTTTTCTGGCCTATGCTAATAAATCTAGACTTGTTTATTTAAGACATTCATTACCTACAGCTAATAATACTAATTTAAGAGTTCAATAAAGCTAAAAAGCCTCACTGGAATCAGTAGCATTCACAGTCACCTGTGTACAGGAGATGCAATAATTTTGGCGAGTATTTTTGCAAGTAAAAGTGAATAGAGGCATAATCAACCAGGATAAAttctaaatgaatgaaattcaaGCATACCGAGGGTGATTGTCTTTTGGCGCTggggctgctgctgctgaatcCAACAACAAAGTAGCAGGAGGAGCAAGACCTAAAATGTAGATAAACAGCTCTCATTACAGAGCAACTGCatgaatattttaacattttaaaactttttttgtgaTGCCATACACCTTCTTTTGTTATCCAGTCCCCACAACtaacatttacacaaaaataCTTTATATTCCTTAAATGCATGTTTGTATTCCTACCATTCAGAAGACTGTTCTCAGGTTTCGATGGCTTTGCTGTTGGAGCAAACAAACATCTCACGAGTCACTGATACAATTGTTGCACATGTTGCAGCACAACGTCATTTGTAACTCCTTGTTTTTATGATGTCTATAGTCATATCATAATTAATTACAACGTTCATACAATTATTATAAGGTCAGCACTCAAtaacagaaggaaaacatttaATGAGTTCATTTTTGTTAC
This Ictalurus furcatus strain D&B chromosome 1, Billie_1.0, whole genome shotgun sequence DNA region includes the following protein-coding sequences:
- the LOC128611835 gene encoding cytochrome b5 reductase 4 isoform X2, coding for MDWIRLTKSGHDLTGLKGRLIEVTEEELKKHNTRNDCWTCIRGMVYNVSAYMDFHPGGEEELMKAAGIDGTDLFDQVHRWVNYESMLKECLVGRMVVKASTVIKAKPSKPENSLLNGLAPPATLLLDSAAAAPAPKDNHPRYDWFQTEETVNIVIYTKRKIPRSGCSVVDHQGNILRIEVLLGHWSYLLHWSLSHEVEENVIVQTVSSVGKVEVCLHKVLKAKWAQLGQPLESHDSFIQSKHRGLFYRDCVLVSKKDVTHDTQLYCFRLPPGAQMQIPVGRHVYLKASFQGSEVVKPYTPVDQVLMPQIHSSNTLSSEIYLMIKIYPDGAFTQHLDNLDIGATVAVSGPEGPFTLRSLRDVTHLYLLAAGTGFTPMARLLCLALQDLPSVRKTKLMFFNRQERDILWYSQLEQLCAEEERFQVEHILSEAADSWTGKRGRINATMLQAFLERPGDSKCLVCVCGPTGFTELAVQLVKKQGLSEKDIHIFKS
- the LOC128611835 gene encoding cytochrome b5 reductase 4 isoform X1, whose amino-acid sequence is MLNVPSQSFPAVSSQQRVAPAGQPRNKVALKPGHSLMDWIRLTKSGHDLTGLKGRLIEVTEEELKKHNTRNDCWTCIRGMVYNVSAYMDFHPGGEEELMKAAGIDGTDLFDQVHRWVNYESMLKECLVGRMVVKASTVIKAKPSKPENSLLNGLAPPATLLLDSAAAAPAPKDNHPRYDWFQTEETVNIVIYTKRKIPRSGCSVVDHQGNILRIEVLLGHWSYLLHWSLSHEVEENVIVQTVSSVGKVEVCLHKVLKAKWAQLGQPLESHDSFIQSKHRGLFYRDCVLVSKKDVTHDTQLYCFRLPPGAQMQIPVGRHVYLKASFQGSEVVKPYTPVDQVLMPQIHSSNTLSSEIYLMIKIYPDGAFTQHLDNLDIGATVAVSGPEGPFTLRSLRDVTHLYLLAAGTGFTPMARLLCLALQDLPSVRKTKLMFFNRQERDILWYSQLEQLCAEEERFQVEHILSEAADSWTGKRGRINATMLQAFLERPGDSKCLVCVCGPTGFTELAVQLVKKQGLSEKDIHIFKS